The following nucleotide sequence is from Fibrobacter sp. UBA4297.
CTTGGGAATTTCGTAATCGAACTGGTGGTCCGAAACGAAGGTCAACAGCGAAGACTGCTCGATAAGCTTTGAAATGCCTTTCGTGCTGTCGTGCTTGATGAAGGTGACATCGGGAATTTTCTTGCGCTTGACCTGCTCCCAGAACCCTACGTTGCTGCGCTGGATAATGGTTTCGCCCTTGAGTTCCCGGAGCCGGATGGATTTTCGCCTGGCAAGCGGGTGTTTTTTCGGGAGCGCAATCGAGAGCCGCTCCTGCATGTATTTTTCGGCACGGAACTTCTTTGCACGAGGGGCCTTAAGCGTGATGCCGATATCCGCCGTGCCCTCGTTCAGCGCCTTCAGCACGCCCGCCTCATTGTCGATAATCTCGTAAGTGACTTGCGCGCCGGGGTATTTCTCCTGCAGTTCCTGCACCATCCGCATGGCCGGGAGAATGGCCACCGATGCGATGGAGTACGTGCGCGTACCCGCTCCCTGCGGGCTTACTTTTTCCATCATCTCGCCCTGCAAATCCATGATGCGCTTAGCGTATTCGGCAACCGT
It contains:
- a CDS encoding LysR family transcriptional regulator, translated to MFVETYILRLLAGFLEYGTLSAVADKLYTSQPAVSRAFKKLEDEIGAPLFERKKNRIELNEKGRTVAEYAKRIMDLQGEMMEKVSPQGAGTRTYSIASVAILPAMRMVQELQEKYPGAQVTYEIIDNEAGVLKALNEGTADIGITLKAPRAKKFRAEKYMQERLSIALPKKHPLARRKSIRLRELKGETIIQRSNVGFWEQVKRKKIPDVTFIKHDSTKGISKLIEQSSLLTFVSDHQFDYEIPKDRKIVPLADREMNVEFFMVTLA